TTGATCATAACATTCAAAGCGAAGGTGGAGGTCACTAAACCTTTATAAAAATTTCAAATTTTAAAATCCAAATTTCAATTATCAATAATTGGAATTTGGATTTTTTTTTATTGCTATAATTAATTAGTCTACTCAATTTTGTCATTTCGACGAAGGAGAAATCTCCGCGAGAAGCTCGACAAAGATTGGATTCTCGTTGCGGAGTTACTTGTGGAGATTTCTCCTTCGTCGAAATGACAATGATTGTGGTTATTTTGGGTAAAACTAAAATCCCTTACACCTCTGAACCTTTGCAACTATGTTCCTTTGAACCTCTCCTAAACTATTTAGCCGTAATAATCGCATTCAGATTCTTTTTAAAAAGAGCCTTATTTTCTGCAGATAAAGCATAAACAACATCTTTATCAGCATGAACTATAACTTTATCAATATTAGCCTCTAATAATGCTTTAGGATCTTTAATTTTCAAAGTACAAGCGCCGTCAAAAAAACCATCATCCTCAATAATTTTTTTAGCCTCAATAACAGTTCCATCAGTCAATACTGCCGAAATCGTCATCGAATTATTTAAAGTCTTCGAATAAAAACCATCCATAACAAGCAATAATCGGTACGAGTTTTTCAATTCAGGACCTTTAAACTCGTGACGTGTAATATTATAACGCAAACCTTTGGCGAGAGTCTGAAATTTAACCGAACAATCGAGTTCATACGTCGCCACATCTCCGGCATCATTTACACTTGTCAAAACTTTTGCCTGTGCATTTACATTTAAACCCGCAGCTAAAAACACCAACATTACAATTACTTTTTTCATATGTAGTTCTTTTTGAGACATATAAAAATAAAAAAAAATCGCCAGCTTCTTCAGAAACTGGCGATTTTAATTATATGTAACTTATTTAATTACTTATTTCCTTTTTCAAAATCAGCAACAAACTGAGCAAGTCCAATATCAGTTAATGGGTGTTTCAACAATCCGTAAATTGCAGAAAGAGGTCCAGTCATAACATCAGCACCAATTTTAGCACAGTTTACAATATGCATTGTATGACGCACAGAAGCAGCTAAAATTTGAGTTTCGTAACCGTAGTTATCAAAAATTAATCTAATTTCTTCAATCAAGTTTAAACCATCAGTAGAAACATCATCCAAACGACCAATAAATGGCGAAACATAAGTTGCTCCGGCTTTTGCAGCTAATAAAGCTTGTCCAGCAGAAAATACAAGTGTTACGTTAGTTTTAATTCCTTTATCCGAAAAATATTTTGCAGCCATTACACCTTCTTTAGTCATAGGCAATTTTACAACGATTTGATCGTGTAATTCAGCTAATTCTTCACCTTCTTTGATCATTCCATCATAATCCAGCGCATTAACTTCAGCACTTACATCTCCATCAACAAGATTACAGATATCAACATAATGCTTTAAGATGTTGTTTTTTCCAGTGATTCCTTCTTTTGCCATCAAAGACGGGTTAGTTGTTACACCATCCAAAACACCTAAAGCTTGTGCTTCTTTAATTTGAGCTAAATTAGCCGTGTCAATAAAAAATTTCATAATTATATCTATTTAATTGTGTTCTTATTTTGGGCGTGTCCCTCCGGGTCAGGCTTTCGGCTTTATCTTTTATTCCGTTTCACTTCATAAAAGGATACCGCCTCAATCCTTCACGCAAATCCGGTGCAAAATTACAACTTATAATGATTCATCAGCATTTTTTCGTACACTTTATCCGGAAGAGCACGTTTTAAAACGATTGAGAATTTCTGCATAAAAGCACCAACTTTATAATGAACATTCGGTTTTTTCTCCTGCATAATTTTATAAACAAACTCAGCCATTTCGTTTGGATTACTTCCTGCATCAACATGCTCATTCATTGCAGCAAGCGTGTCTTGGTAAACCTTTTCGTAAGCCGAACCTGTAATAACAGGCGCATGATAACGCCCTGATGCAATATTGGTTGCGAAATCGCCAGGAGCAACATTTGTAATTTCAATTCCAAAAGACTTAACTTCCATACGCAAAGCTTCCGTAATTAATTCTAAAGCCCCTTTTGAAGCCGAATAAACACTACGATATGGCAATCCCATATAAGCTGCAATTGACGTAATATTAATAATCAAACCCGATTTTTGCTCTCTCATTTGAGGCAAAACAGCTTTCATTACCTCAATTGGACCAAAAAGATTAGTTTCAAAATTGTTTTTAATTTCCTCCATCGGAATTTCTTCTAACGGACCAGTAATCCCAACACCGGCATTATTAATCACAACATCCAATCTTCCTGAAGTTGCAATAACTTTAGCCACAGCAGTCTTTATAGATTCAACATTTCGAACATCCAGAGCCACAAGTGGAAAAATAGAATTCAATACTTTTTCAGGATTTCTGCTGGTTCCATAAACTACGAAACCTTTTTTATGTAAAAATTCTCCAATTGATTTTCCAATCCCTGAGGATCCTCCGGTAATTAAAACGACTTTGCTCATTTGTAGGTTAGATGTTAAATGTTATAAGTTAATGGAATCACTACTAATTATACCGGATAATAATTTTAACGCAAAGAACGCTAAGCTTTTTATCTTAAAGTATCTTTAGAAAACACAAAGTTCGCAAAGCTAAATCAACACAAAGCTTTGCGAACTTTACGTTTTTTTTTATAAAAACTTAAGAGTAAAAAGCTTAGCGTTCTTTGCGGTAATTTTTTTCTCTTCACGTATTTTAGAGCTGACAGCACTTTCCTCAGGTCCAAAAATAAAAAAATCCTCCCGAAGGAAGACTACTTTTGAATTAATTCTAAAAAAAAATCTGAACATAACATTCAGATTAAAAAAAAATGGCAAGCGACCTACATCGCACCGCTCAACCACGTACCCTTGCTATGTTCCCATCCTGGGGGAGTCTGCAGGAGCTGGTCGTGTAGGACTTGCCGGTGCAAATATACAATCTTTTTATATTTTTGCAAGACCTTTGTTGCTATAAAAATATCGTCGTATATTGGCTTATTCAAATTTTTAACTATGAAAAAATATAACTTCCTAACTGTCATTTTATTAGGAATCACATTAATTGGATGTGGAGATACAAAAAAAAGTGAAAATT
This genomic window from Flavobacterium sp. 9 contains:
- a CDS encoding SDR family oxidoreductase codes for the protein MSKVVLITGGSSGIGKSIGEFLHKKGFVVYGTSRNPEKVLNSIFPLVALDVRNVESIKTAVAKVIATSGRLDVVINNAGVGITGPLEEIPMEEIKNNFETNLFGPIEVMKAVLPQMREQKSGLIINITSIAAYMGLPYRSVYSASKGALELITEALRMEVKSFGIEITNVAPGDFATNIASGRYHAPVITGSAYEKVYQDTLAAMNEHVDAGSNPNEMAEFVYKIMQEKKPNVHYKVGAFMQKFSIVLKRALPDKVYEKMLMNHYKL
- the fsa gene encoding fructose-6-phosphate aldolase; translation: MKFFIDTANLAQIKEAQALGVLDGVTTNPSLMAKEGITGKNNILKHYVDICNLVDGDVSAEVNALDYDGMIKEGEELAELHDQIVVKLPMTKEGVMAAKYFSDKGIKTNVTLVFSAGQALLAAKAGATYVSPFIGRLDDVSTDGLNLIEEIRLIFDNYGYETQILAASVRHTMHIVNCAKIGADVMTGPLSAIYGLLKHPLTDIGLAQFVADFEKGNK